A region from the Geobacillus vulcani PSS1 genome encodes:
- a CDS encoding NADH dehydrogenase subunit 5, translated as MGMEWITWGWFASVAVVLVSALIWLFPRVPERYVHVHVWLLLLPGAVALMGWIGAGSVDIGRWRFDAVSWLSGVYVSLLSWAIQRFSIRYLHGDRRYRWYFSLLTWTTVAASLTWAAGDLRLIAVCWGLPLVGLVALTALKKEWEPVPFVVRQMSVMFLTSWLAVAIVAVWLGMEGGEWTLASMLSAERLAHLGPWEKAVLNGLLLLGAIIPAGQWPFHRWLMESVVTPTPVSAVMHAGMVNAGGLLLWRFSPLFHETWAHVALFLIAFASILIGTGVSFVHVDYKRQLVGSTMAQMGVMLVQCALGAYGAAVVHLVLHGLFKATLFLQSGSVVPRVGRIGLRKTGSSWPGGIILGVLLGWAFWQAAPHEPARLLSALLLAASATVAWGRLADFREGRWLGFAVVAALALVSETVRHQFMVLLHNGVPSAFLPPASFEWLVCALFVAAALVAVWVANRRSSMLAIHLYMWLVHLGEPRPAATEAQPRYLASYLKEGMAHE; from the coding sequence ATGGGAATGGAATGGATCACTTGGGGATGGTTTGCATCGGTGGCAGTTGTCCTCGTCAGTGCGCTGATTTGGTTGTTCCCGCGTGTGCCGGAGCGATACGTGCATGTTCATGTTTGGCTGTTGCTTCTGCCGGGGGCTGTAGCGCTGATGGGGTGGATCGGCGCTGGGTCTGTGGATATTGGCCGTTGGCGGTTTGATGCCGTCAGTTGGCTGTCCGGCGTGTATGTTTCTTTGTTGAGTTGGGCGATTCAACGGTTTTCGATTCGCTATTTGCATGGAGATCGCCGCTATCGGTGGTATTTCTCGCTTTTGACGTGGACGACGGTGGCCGCTTCGCTCACGTGGGCGGCCGGCGACTTGCGATTGATCGCAGTGTGCTGGGGGCTTCCGCTCGTGGGGCTTGTGGCGTTGACCGCGTTGAAAAAAGAATGGGAGCCGGTTCCGTTCGTCGTCCGGCAGATGAGCGTGATGTTTTTGACCAGCTGGCTTGCTGTTGCCATTGTTGCCGTTTGGCTTGGGATGGAAGGCGGTGAATGGACGCTGGCTTCTATGCTGTCAGCGGAACGGTTGGCTCACCTTGGCCCATGGGAAAAAGCCGTGTTGAATGGGCTGCTCCTATTGGGTGCCATTATTCCAGCCGGTCAGTGGCCGTTTCATCGCTGGCTGATGGAATCGGTTGTGACGCCGACGCCAGTGTCAGCGGTGATGCATGCAGGGATGGTGAATGCTGGGGGATTGTTGCTTTGGCGCTTTTCTCCGCTTTTTCACGAAACATGGGCGCATGTGGCGCTCTTTCTGATCGCTTTTGCCTCGATTTTGATTGGCACGGGCGTTAGTTTTGTTCATGTTGACTACAAGCGCCAGCTCGTCGGTTCGACGATGGCGCAAATGGGTGTTATGCTTGTGCAATGTGCGCTCGGTGCTTATGGAGCAGCGGTTGTGCATTTAGTGCTGCATGGGTTGTTTAAAGCGACGCTCTTTTTGCAGTCCGGCTCAGTCGTGCCGCGAGTCGGTCGGATAGGATTGCGAAAAACAGGCAGTTCGTGGCCAGGCGGCATCATCCTCGGCGTGCTGCTTGGGTGGGCCTTTTGGCAGGCGGCTCCGCACGAACCGGCCCGGCTGTTGAGCGCGCTTTTGCTTGCGGCCTCGGCAACAGTTGCTTGGGGGCGGCTTGCGGATTTTCGCGAAGGCCGATGGCTGGGTTTTGCGGTTGTCGCTGCTTTGGCGCTGGTGTCCGAAACGGTGCGCCATCAATTTATGGTGCTGCTTCATAACGGGGTGCCGTCCGCGTTTCTGCCGCCCGCTTCGTTCGAATGGCTTGTCTGCGCTCTGTTTGTTGCCGCGGCGCTGGTTGCTGTATGGGTCGCAAACCGGCGCAGCTCCATGCTTGCCATTCACCTGTACATGTGGCTTGTTCATCTTGGTGAGCCGCGTCCGGCGGCGACCGAAGCACAACCGCGTTATTTGGCATCCTATCTAAAGGAGGGGATGGCTCATGAGTAG
- a CDS encoding DUF2294 domain-containing protein: MNKSKGWIESEISKALTKWEKDFLGRGSVSVKTDILRDMIIVSLHGILTPAEYALCETKEGMLAVKRSRTSLVESGVDELKEMILEITGEQVKSFHTDLSTRTGERIIVFKLFHDLEKQLTK; the protein is encoded by the coding sequence ATGAACAAATCCAAAGGCTGGATCGAATCCGAAATCAGCAAAGCGTTGACGAAATGGGAAAAAGACTTTCTTGGCCGCGGCTCGGTGTCGGTCAAAACGGATATTTTGCGCGACATGATCATCGTGTCTTTGCACGGCATTTTGACGCCGGCGGAGTATGCGCTGTGCGAGACGAAAGAAGGGATGCTGGCGGTAAAGCGGTCGAGAACGAGTTTGGTCGAATCGGGAGTCGATGAGTTGAAAGAGATGATTTTGGAGATCACCGGCGAGCAGGTGAAAAGCTTCCACACCGATTTGAGCACGCGAACAGGCGAGCGCATCATTGTTTTTAAGCTGTTTCACGATTTGGAAAAGCAGCTGACAAAGTAA
- a CDS encoding ABC-ATPase domain-containing protein: MEALRQRLRAIDQKGYKAYKAIEGEYSFPAFTLAIDHVQGDPFAEPSKIRVIVPRVKTVLTSEWTNTKPRRVRCEDVLARRVHHELRQWPARARGSGKSGLVWIDAPGQKVLERTAVQITDETITICLSVGLPANGRRILAKEAESIFFEQIPAVIERAVYGLHEEDIRPAVELADQQHAIRRYLHERGLVAFVANGAILPRESGVSDKPLRKGAVPFQSPPELEVAIPVPHRAEPIKGMGIRKGITLIVGGGYHGKSTLLQALEHGVYDHIAGDGREFVITDSGAVKIRAEDGRSVANVDISPFIGTLPYGKETTRFSTENASGSTSQAASMIEMIEAGASAFLIDEDTSATNLFMRDARMQALIAKEAEPITPYIDKARQLFHDYGISTVLVVGGLGDYFEIADCVIKMEQYVPSDVTSEAKQIAAKMPSGRKAEGGESFGRIRERIPLPESLNSQKGKKAKAAARGRHVIQYGLTDVLLYALEQLVDDSQTRAIAAAFLYMERKGWLDGTKTVRQLLDAIEERWDRHGLGSISFRNGHPGEFARPRRFELAAALNRLRTLRCRQC, from the coding sequence ATGGAGGCGCTCAGACAACGACTGCGGGCCATTGACCAAAAGGGATATAAAGCGTACAAAGCGATTGAGGGGGAGTATTCCTTTCCGGCATTTACCTTGGCGATTGACCATGTGCAAGGCGACCCGTTTGCGGAACCGTCGAAAATTCGGGTGATCGTGCCACGGGTGAAGACGGTGTTGACATCGGAGTGGACGAACACGAAACCGCGCCGCGTCCGTTGCGAAGATGTGCTGGCGCGCCGCGTCCATCACGAACTGCGGCAATGGCCGGCGCGGGCGCGCGGGTCGGGAAAAAGCGGGCTCGTGTGGATCGACGCACCGGGGCAGAAGGTGCTCGAGCGAACGGCGGTGCAAATCACCGATGAGACGATCACCATTTGTTTATCGGTTGGCTTGCCGGCCAACGGGCGGCGCATTTTAGCGAAGGAAGCCGAGAGCATCTTTTTCGAACAAATTCCAGCTGTGATCGAGCGGGCGGTGTACGGCCTTCACGAAGAGGATATCCGCCCGGCGGTTGAGCTGGCCGATCAACAGCATGCCATCCGCCGCTATTTGCATGAGCGCGGATTGGTGGCGTTTGTCGCCAACGGCGCGATCTTGCCGCGCGAAAGCGGGGTGAGCGACAAGCCGCTGCGGAAAGGTGCGGTGCCGTTTCAAAGCCCGCCGGAGCTCGAGGTGGCGATTCCGGTGCCACATCGCGCCGAACCAATCAAAGGCATGGGCATCCGGAAGGGGATCACGCTCATTGTCGGCGGCGGTTACCACGGAAAATCGACGCTGCTTCAGGCGTTAGAGCACGGTGTGTATGACCATATCGCCGGCGATGGCCGGGAGTTTGTCATCACTGACAGCGGGGCGGTGAAAATTCGCGCTGAGGACGGCCGCAGCGTGGCCAATGTCGATATTTCCCCGTTTATCGGCACGCTGCCGTACGGCAAGGAGACGACGCGCTTTTCGACGGAAAACGCGAGCGGCAGCACCTCGCAAGCCGCGAGCATGATCGAAATGATCGAAGCCGGGGCGTCAGCGTTTTTGATCGATGAAGATACGAGCGCCACCAATTTGTTCATGCGCGATGCGCGCATGCAGGCGCTCATCGCGAAAGAAGCTGAGCCGATCACCCCGTATATCGACAAAGCCCGTCAGCTGTTTCACGACTACGGCATTTCCACTGTCTTGGTCGTCGGAGGGTTAGGGGATTATTTTGAGATTGCCGATTGTGTGATCAAAATGGAACAGTATGTTCCATCCGATGTGACCAGCGAAGCGAAACAGATCGCGGCCAAGATGCCATCGGGGCGGAAAGCGGAAGGTGGAGAGTCGTTTGGCCGCATTCGTGAGCGCATCCCGCTGCCGGAGAGCTTAAACAGCCAAAAAGGAAAGAAAGCGAAAGCGGCCGCGCGCGGTCGCCACGTCATTCAATACGGGCTGACGGACGTGCTGTTGTATGCGCTGGAGCAGCTCGTCGACGACAGCCAGACGAGAGCGATTGCTGCGGCGTTCTTGTATATGGAGCGAAAAGGATGGCTTGACGGAACGAAGACCGTCCGTCAATTGCTCGATGCCATCGAGGAACGGTGGGACCGACATGGGCTTGGCTCGATTTCTTTCCGAAACGGCCATCCCGGCGAGTTCGCCCGCCCGCGCCGCTTCGAGCTGGCGGCGGCGCTCAATCGGCTGCGGACGCTTCGCTGCCGGCAGTGCTAG
- a CDS encoding MerR family transcriptional regulator, with protein MHREVRNIEYTVHELAKLAGVTSRTLRYYDQIGLLKPARLSDAGYRLYGPREVDRLQQILFYRELGIDLETIKQIIHSPSFDELKALREHRQQLLEKRRHLDALIASVEKTIAAKEGGIMMSDEEKFAAFKEQLVEENERKYGEEIRRNYGDEQVDRSNDRLRKMTKEQFDEAERLSQEVLEALKEAMQDGDPAGEAAQRAADLHRQWLCFWWDHYSKEAHAGLARLYVEDERFQAYYDQVHPGAAEFLKEAIWIYTGMKDR; from the coding sequence ATCCATAGGGAGGTGAGGAACATCGAGTACACCGTGCATGAGCTGGCCAAACTGGCGGGGGTGACAAGCCGTACGCTTCGGTATTACGATCAGATTGGGTTGCTGAAGCCGGCGCGGTTGAGCGACGCCGGGTATCGGCTATACGGGCCGCGCGAAGTCGATCGTTTGCAGCAAATTCTCTTTTATCGTGAACTTGGAATCGATTTGGAAACGATCAAACAAATCATTCATTCCCCGTCCTTTGATGAACTGAAAGCGCTAAGGGAGCACCGCCAACAGCTGTTGGAAAAAAGACGCCATCTGGATGCGTTGATTGCGAGCGTTGAAAAAACGATTGCCGCTAAAGAAGGAGGAATCATGATGAGCGACGAGGAAAAGTTTGCTGCGTTCAAGGAGCAGCTGGTTGAAGAAAACGAGCGGAAATATGGAGAAGAAATTCGCCGCAATTATGGCGATGAACAGGTCGATCGTTCCAACGACAGACTGCGGAAGATGACGAAGGAACAGTTTGATGAGGCGGAACGGCTCAGTCAAGAGGTGCTTGAGGCATTGAAAGAAGCGATGCAAGATGGCGACCCGGCCGGCGAGGCGGCGCAACGGGCGGCGGATTTGCACCGTCAATGGCTTTGCTTCTGGTGGGATCATTATTCGAAGGAAGCGCATGCCGGACTGGCGCGTCTGTATGTCGAGGACGAACGGTTTCAAGCATACTATGACCAAGTGCATCCGGGAGCGGCTGAGTTTCTCAAAGAAGCGATTTGGATCTATACGGGGATGAAAGACCGTTAA
- a CDS encoding protein adenylyltransferase SelO: MIKLDAGWTFDNRYARLPERFFSRVLPTPVRAPELAVLNRSLAAELGLNEEALRSDAGVAVLAGNRIPDGAEPLAQAYAGHQFGYFTMLGDGRAVLIGEHVTPSGKRVDIQLKGSGRTPYSRGGDGRAALGPMLREYIVSEAMHALGIPTTRSLAVVTTGETIRRETELPGAVLTRVASSHLRVGTFQYAAQWGTKEELRALADYALERHFPRFEEAENRYLFLLEQVIARQAALIAQWQLVGFVHGVMNTDNMTISGETIDYGPCAFMDTYDLKTVFSSIDTEGRYAYGNQPYIGGWNLARLAESLLPLLDEDEEKAVALAQEALDQYPTLYHRHWLDGMRAKLGLAEAQEGDGGLIADLLRLMEEYRADYTNTFRALTLGEYTGMALFDASEFREWHERWQTRLSQEAVSREEAYERMRRHNPAVIPRNHRVEEALAAAVNCGDYSVMERFLEALADPYAYSPEQAEYAELPPPSDRPYRTFCGT; encoded by the coding sequence ATGATCAAATTGGATGCGGGGTGGACGTTTGACAACCGTTATGCAAGGCTGCCGGAACGCTTTTTCAGCCGCGTTCTCCCCACGCCGGTGCGCGCGCCGGAACTGGCGGTGCTCAACCGGTCGCTTGCGGCAGAACTTGGGTTGAATGAAGAAGCATTGCGAAGCGACGCAGGGGTGGCGGTGCTGGCGGGAAATCGGATTCCGGACGGGGCTGAACCGCTGGCGCAGGCGTATGCCGGGCATCAGTTCGGCTATTTCACGATGCTTGGCGACGGACGGGCGGTGCTCATCGGCGAGCATGTCACCCCAAGCGGCAAGCGGGTGGATATCCAGCTGAAAGGCTCGGGACGAACGCCGTATTCGCGCGGCGGCGACGGGCGGGCGGCGCTCGGGCCGATGCTGCGGGAGTACATCGTGAGCGAGGCGATGCACGCCCTTGGCATTCCGACGACCCGCAGCTTGGCGGTCGTGACAACGGGAGAGACGATTCGGCGGGAAACCGAACTGCCTGGGGCGGTGTTAACCCGCGTCGCCTCAAGTCATTTGCGTGTCGGGACGTTCCAATACGCGGCGCAATGGGGGACGAAAGAAGAGCTGCGCGCGTTGGCCGATTACGCGCTCGAGCGGCATTTCCCTCGGTTTGAGGAGGCTGAGAACCGCTATTTGTTTTTGCTTGAACAAGTCATCGCCCGGCAAGCGGCATTGATCGCCCAATGGCAGCTTGTCGGTTTCGTCCACGGGGTGATGAACACCGATAACATGACGATCAGCGGGGAAACGATCGATTACGGGCCATGCGCGTTTATGGACACGTATGACTTGAAGACGGTGTTCAGCTCCATCGATACGGAAGGGCGGTATGCGTACGGCAATCAGCCGTATATCGGGGGCTGGAACTTAGCCCGATTGGCGGAGAGCTTGCTGCCGCTGCTGGATGAGGATGAGGAAAAGGCGGTGGCGTTGGCGCAGGAAGCGCTCGATCAATATCCGACGTTGTACCATCGTCATTGGCTCGACGGGATGAGAGCGAAACTCGGTTTGGCTGAAGCGCAAGAGGGGGATGGCGGGCTTATCGCGGATTTATTGCGGCTGATGGAAGAATACCGCGCTGACTATACGAACACGTTCCGGGCGTTGACGTTAGGCGAGTACACCGGAATGGCGCTCTTTGACGCTTCCGAGTTTCGCGAGTGGCACGAGCGCTGGCAAACGAGGCTCAGCCAAGAAGCGGTTTCGCGGGAAGAAGCGTATGAACGGATGCGCCGCCATAATCCGGCCGTCATTCCGCGCAACCATCGGGTTGAAGAGGCGTTGGCCGCCGCGGTCAATTGCGGCGACTACAGCGTGATGGAGCGTTTCCTCGAAGCGTTGGCCGACCCGTACGCTTATTCGCCGGAACAAGCCGAGTACGCGGAACTGCCGCCGCCGTCCGACCGGCCGTACCGGACGTTTTGCGGGACGTGA
- a CDS encoding antibiotic biosynthesis monooxygenase family protein, which translates to MSGIANTPQPPYYAVIFTSERTEGDDGYEEMGKMMVELAAKQPGFLGVESVRGQNGIGITVSYWTSLEAIRNWKKHDWHQLAQKKGKADWYKRYALRVCYVERDSFFDRE; encoded by the coding sequence ATGAGTGGAATCGCTAACACGCCGCAGCCGCCGTATTATGCCGTTATTTTTACATCGGAGAGGACAGAAGGGGACGATGGATATGAAGAAATGGGGAAAATGATGGTAGAACTCGCTGCCAAACAGCCCGGATTTTTAGGTGTGGAAAGCGTGCGAGGGCAGAATGGAATCGGGATTACGGTTTCCTATTGGACGTCATTGGAGGCCATTCGCAATTGGAAAAAGCATGATTGGCATCAACTGGCGCAGAAAAAAGGAAAAGCGGATTGGTACAAGCGCTATGCATTGAGAGTATGCTATGTCGAACGCGATTCATTTTTTGATAGGGAGTAG
- a CDS encoding response regulator — protein MIKVLLVDDHEMVRLGVSAYLSAQPDMEVIGEAEDGEKGVELALQLRPDVILMDLVMEPVDGIAATQEIIRAWPEAKIIVVTSFLDDENVFAALEAGATSYLLKTSKASEIADAIRATFHGQSVLEPEVAGKVMQNRRRQRERLPHEQLTSREMEVLLLMAQGKTNQEMADELFISLKTVKVHVSNILAKLGVQDRTQAVIYAFRHGLVK, from the coding sequence GTGATTAAGGTGCTGCTTGTCGATGATCATGAAATGGTGCGGCTTGGCGTGTCCGCGTATTTGTCCGCTCAACCGGACATGGAGGTGATCGGTGAGGCGGAGGATGGGGAAAAGGGAGTGGAGCTCGCCCTCCAGTTGCGGCCGGATGTCATTTTGATGGACTTGGTGATGGAACCGGTGGACGGCATTGCCGCGACACAGGAAATCATTCGCGCATGGCCGGAGGCGAAAATCATTGTCGTGACGAGTTTTTTGGATGATGAAAACGTGTTCGCGGCGCTCGAAGCAGGGGCGACGAGCTATTTGTTGAAAACATCGAAAGCGAGCGAAATTGCCGACGCCATTCGCGCTACGTTCCACGGACAATCGGTGCTCGAGCCGGAAGTAGCGGGAAAAGTCATGCAAAACCGGCGAAGACAACGAGAGCGGCTGCCGCACGAACAGCTTACGAGCCGGGAGATGGAAGTACTTTTGCTGATGGCGCAAGGGAAGACGAATCAAGAAATGGCTGATGAATTGTTCATTTCCCTCAAAACGGTGAAAGTGCATGTGAGCAACATCCTCGCCAAACTCGGCGTCCAAGACCGGACGCAAGCGGTGATTTATGCGTTTCGGCATGGATTGGTGAAATGA
- a CDS encoding sensor histidine kinase produces MSRPMLASVLLALMLAVALLVSFFYLLPPGMWSSLWEQTVMGLPFLLFVLAVSVCMGIAVGLMLDSFFRKQWHAVVQALRHIEQGEMGELHRKEPPSELQDVWRQIEKLQAQWRAQTKRVQKLAAEKAEQEERLVERILSEERTRLARELHDSVSQQLFAASMMMSAVMETMPPDDERQRKQLAMVEQMIHQSQLEMRALLLHLRPVQLKGKSLQEGMNELLTELAGKVPLEMKWNIEDVPLDKGVEDHLFRILQESLSNTLRHAKAQTVEVLLIERDGFAILRVTDDGVGFDVERSKSGSYGLKHMYERAAEIGGTLKVVSLKGQGTRLEVKVPLLHRGDDRD; encoded by the coding sequence ATGAGTCGCCCGATGCTCGCTTCCGTTTTGCTTGCGCTTATGCTTGCTGTGGCGTTGCTCGTTTCCTTTTTCTATTTGCTTCCGCCCGGAATGTGGTCGTCTTTGTGGGAGCAAACCGTGATGGGATTGCCGTTTTTGCTGTTTGTGTTGGCCGTAAGCGTGTGTATGGGGATCGCTGTTGGATTGATGCTTGATTCCTTCTTTCGCAAGCAGTGGCATGCGGTTGTGCAGGCGCTGCGGCACATTGAACAAGGAGAAATGGGGGAGTTGCATCGGAAAGAGCCGCCATCGGAGCTGCAAGACGTCTGGCGACAAATCGAGAAGCTGCAAGCGCAATGGCGCGCGCAAACGAAGCGCGTGCAAAAGTTAGCGGCGGAAAAGGCGGAGCAGGAAGAACGGCTCGTTGAACGCATTCTTTCGGAAGAGCGCACGCGGTTGGCGCGGGAGCTGCACGATTCGGTCAGCCAACAATTGTTCGCCGCTTCGATGATGATGTCGGCCGTCATGGAAACGATGCCGCCGGATGATGAACGGCAGCGCAAACAATTGGCCATGGTCGAGCAAATGATTCACCAGTCGCAATTGGAAATGCGGGCGCTGCTTTTGCATTTGCGGCCGGTGCAGCTGAAAGGCAAATCGCTTCAAGAAGGGATGAATGAACTGCTCACGGAATTGGCGGGCAAAGTGCCGCTCGAGATGAAATGGAACATCGAAGACGTTCCGCTCGATAAAGGGGTGGAAGATCATCTGTTTCGCATTTTGCAGGAGTCGCTGTCGAACACGTTGCGCCATGCGAAAGCGCAAACGGTGGAAGTATTGCTGATTGAACGGGACGGGTTTGCGATTTTGCGCGTCACTGACGACGGTGTCGGTTTTGATGTGGAACGTTCAAAAAGCGGTTCGTACGGGTTGAAGCACATGTATGAGCGGGCGGCGGAAATCGGCGGAACATTGAAGGTCGTCAGCTTAAAAGGCCAGGGAACACGGCTGGAAGTGAAAGTGCCGCTTTTGCACAGGGGGGATGACCGTGATTAA
- the liaF gene encoding cell wall-active antibiotics response protein LiaF has product MLDQRKKTDYVSWVALVTLLLFAIEISFFRPGVLFSLSISVGLIYVGRKRWHRRKGKWLFWLGCIMLAIHVLTMMAARFVMVALLCYAIWQLFQSKRHPTVIRPTMTENSYGGEVIVRRQPLFQNVWVGRQATPEQVYEWNDVNIQTGIGDTVIDVSYTVLPKGEAVIIVRGLVGNIQVLVPYEIETRLVHSAIFGAASLFGKEQERMFNETLIYQTSSYDQAEQRLKIVTSMIIGNVEVKRV; this is encoded by the coding sequence ATGCTCGATCAACGGAAGAAAACGGATTATGTCAGTTGGGTTGCGTTGGTGACCCTGCTCCTTTTTGCGATTGAAATTTCTTTTTTTCGCCCGGGTGTGCTGTTTTCATTGAGTATATCAGTCGGTTTGATTTATGTTGGAAGGAAAAGATGGCATCGGCGGAAAGGGAAATGGCTGTTTTGGCTTGGCTGCATCATGTTGGCGATTCATGTCTTAACGATGATGGCCGCCCGTTTTGTCATGGTTGCGCTGTTGTGTTATGCCATTTGGCAATTGTTCCAGTCAAAGCGGCATCCGACGGTGATCCGTCCAACTATGACCGAGAACTCGTATGGGGGAGAGGTAATTGTGCGCCGTCAACCGCTGTTTCAAAATGTATGGGTTGGCCGGCAAGCGACCCCAGAACAGGTGTACGAGTGGAATGATGTCAATATCCAAACGGGGATCGGGGATACGGTCATTGATGTCAGCTATACTGTGCTTCCCAAAGGGGAAGCGGTCATTATCGTGCGTGGCTTGGTCGGCAACATTCAAGTTCTCGTTCCGTACGAAATCGAGACGAGGCTCGTTCATTCCGCCATTTTCGGCGCCGCCTCGCTGTTTGGCAAGGAACAGGAAAGAATGTTCAATGAAACGCTCATTTATCAAACGTCTTCGTATGATCAAGCGGAACAAAGACTGAAAATCGTCACCTCGATGATCATTGGCAATGTCGAGGTGAAACGCGTATGA
- a CDS encoding PspA/IM30 family protein has protein sequence MVGVFSRLKTIIEADLHEWLDEKEKKNPIALLNHYLRQCEQEVERVRQLLERQYVLKEQFAREHREAEQMAEKRSKQAEVAAQAGEVELAEFARREQAQYAERAGRLKQLLEQASRELFELEAKYEEMKHKLKDMQMRRMELMGRENAARAHYRIHRVISGDAGPALAAFADAEAYLDRLEQQVRSDYYRSTIDARIAQLEKQLQEGN, from the coding sequence ATGGTGGGCGTATTCTCGCGTTTGAAAACGATCATTGAAGCCGATCTTCACGAATGGCTTGACGAAAAAGAAAAGAAAAACCCCATTGCGCTTCTTAATCACTATTTGCGCCAATGTGAACAAGAAGTCGAGCGGGTGCGGCAGCTGCTTGAGCGCCAATATGTGTTAAAAGAGCAGTTTGCCCGTGAACATCGCGAGGCGGAACAGATGGCGGAAAAACGAAGCAAGCAGGCGGAGGTGGCGGCGCAGGCCGGGGAAGTAGAGCTGGCCGAATTTGCCCGGCGCGAACAAGCGCAATATGCGGAACGGGCGGGCCGCCTGAAACAGCTGCTCGAGCAAGCGAGCCGCGAGCTGTTTGAGTTAGAAGCGAAATATGAGGAAATGAAGCATAAGCTGAAAGACATGCAGATGCGGCGCATGGAGTTGATGGGGCGGGAAAACGCGGCGCGCGCGCACTACCGAATCCATCGGGTGATCAGCGGGGATGCCGGCCCGGCGCTGGCGGCGTTCGCCGATGCGGAAGCCTACCTTGACCGCCTGGAGCAGCAAGTTCGCTCCGATTATTACCGGAGCACGATCGACGCGCGCATCGCTCAGCTGGAAAAGCAGTTGCAGGAAGGAAACTAA
- a CDS encoding lmo0954 family membrane protein yields MAKKIGLFVAGAAALLVLLFHLGPLVGLAITLAILYYAFKKCLKAPSTFGKVVWALIGCAALVASASNVPALIALVAAYVLYVVYKQWNGVKGERVVPESDDPFVNFEKQWAELQKQY; encoded by the coding sequence ATGGCAAAAAAGATCGGGTTGTTCGTTGCCGGCGCGGCCGCCTTGCTGGTGCTCTTGTTTCATCTCGGGCCGCTTGTCGGGCTGGCGATCACGCTGGCGATCTTGTACTATGCGTTCAAGAAATGTTTGAAAGCCCCATCGACATTTGGGAAAGTGGTGTGGGCGCTCATTGGCTGTGCGGCGTTGGTGGCCAGCGCTTCGAATGTGCCGGCGCTCATCGCGCTTGTGGCGGCGTATGTGTTGTATGTCGTGTATAAACAATGGAACGGAGTGAAAGGGGAACGTGTCGTTCCGGAAAGCGACGATCCGTTTGTCAACTTTGAAAAACAATGGGCCGAGCTGCAAAAACAGTATTAA